The sequence agGTAGTCCAACCCTCTACACTGGGCAGAAGCATGTAGCTTTGAGACTGATGTTATCAATGATGATAGAAATCAAGCGTTTACATTTGTatgttgttttgctttcttttttgacAACAAGAAATGAACCAAAGTAACTAAAAAGGAGCATTAAATGGAAGTAACTCTTTCCAGTTAATAATTTGTATGTTTCAGAATACCGAAGacaatttcttttcataattaaaagaaaaaaaggtgctTTCTCttaactgttttctttcttctataAAAGAGATAAGAAGTAACCTTTTATTGAAAAAGAATAGATTCtatgtgctgctttctgtgtggtattttttttgtattgtcttttttcccccctaaatgatttttttcccctaagaaTATCATAATGCCATATGTCCTTTTACAAGGGACATATGGCATTATCATATCTTTACCTAACATCTttattctgagctggaaaatTGCTTTCTCCTTTCATATTTGTTATATCATATGAATTACTAAAAGCGGCACTAAAGATAGCAGCTCTGTAGTACAGTTGCAATTAATGGTGTCTGTGTTCACTAGCTCTGAAAGCTAAAACCTTCTTGAGGCTCTAAGTTCAATGACATTTGGGCATCTGAGTGCTCACTCAACTTGTGGGAAAAACTCCAGTAGCTGTACACagtctctgaaacaaaaacttgCAAAAATCATATTTGTGACTTGAATGaaattctttcccattttccacacACTCCTAAATGCTTGTTTTGTGTATACTTGCTTGCTATTTAATTTGTGGCATAGAAAACTGCAAGTTTATGTGCAGTGAAAGATCAAGAACTCTTAATAGTGCTAggagattttgggttttattaCAAAGCTTTTGAGGATATAGGGGATAATTATTAGTGATTAGTATATCCTCTTTATAAGCACTAGGCAATATGAATGTGTTTTAGATAAGTAAAGTCATTTTTGCTGCAGAAGGAGGTAAGGCATCATTTGttcataataataaaataattatatataattataataaactCACTTATAGTGGATGAGAACAAGATGAAAAAGTGAGCACTTAGGTAACTGAAATGACAGCTGTAAAAGAAACGTAGAGCTGATAGAATCTGCAGGATGCTGATTCCTGCTGAGGTTTCTGTTGAGTGCTCACTCATAACCATTCATATATGATACAGCCAACGTGCCTGTTTATTGTCAAATTAAGCCAGTCAtgagctgctctgaaatgtCTGTGCTGGatgccaggggaaaaaaacattacTTGAGATGCTTGTATTCCTTTTAAGAGCCTAAAATAGCAAGCTGTTGTATTCTTACATGCACCTTTAGCTCAGTTCTTAAAGCTGTGGAATTCCATCTGGATATGGAATATTTGCAGGAGATTGAGTGTCCCATTTCAAGCTGCTAAGTCTGAAGCGCTGTGAGCAGGTCTAAGAGCTTGGACCCAACAAAGAATATAAGTTTAGAGAGATTTAATTTCTGAACTGAAAATAGCTCTGGTTGGGAGATAGAAGCAGGGGATGCTCCACTCGAACATGTTAGCAGAACTTTAAAagcataaatagaaaaaaaccagaactcTCTCCCAAATTCCTGAGGTGACAAGCTAGATATGTGTCCTAGGCAGGTTAGGTTAGTTTGGACTGCTCTGAGAATTATGTGCCTGACTTTTATCTAGCGTTCATGTTAAGGGTTTAAGTGCTGCTGATCCTGCTCTTAAATTCTCCTCAGAGCTAGTTCTCACCTGCACTGTCAGCGATTCCTAGCTTTTAGTAGGGATGACTCAGGCAGCTCCCTGATTTCTGACCATTATTAGGTGTGAACTCCTCTCAGCATCTCTcacagggacatggggcacAGTTGGGGAATCCACTAAGTGACAGGATGTTTATGATAAACAGTACAGTCTTTAGAATATTCAGGTATCAAACCAAAGGTAGTGTCAAAGTGAAATTTATGACCAACACTTTTTGACATTTAATGTGGTTTCAGAAAGTGTTCAAGAACCctttttttgcaaaattttaaTCATGTTGGCAGAGACAACATTGTTGAAAATTTGGTTTTCTATCTATGTCTAGTGCCTTGGAATGCTGGCATCATTAATCCTCTTCTGTTTTAACCCCTCTGTTTCACTTCAGTGCAAAATTCATTGAAGGGACTGTGTTACAGTTACTTGAGGAAGATGACTGTGTTGTGGGTGTTCAGTACAAGGACAAAGAAACTGGTGACACTAAGGTAAGAGCTTTCTGTTATAATCTTTGTTAAACTGTTGAGAAAATTGAGGGTTGCTTTATACATATAATTTTTTAGAAGCTTGTATTTCAGACCACTGGTACAGAAATAATGTAGTTATCAAGAAAGCCGAAAGATTCAATAAAGGGAGATTATTTTCTAGTGCATACAGTCTGGGAATATGGGAATTCTTGTTTTAACTTCTTAGGAAGcttctgctttcagtttctCTGGAGAATTCAGTTCCTTATTTGTTTCATTATGTATATGTCTGGAGTTTAAAATCTTTCAAGAGTTCCTGGTGAAAAGAACAATATATTAAGATTTTTACTTCAGCTGTGTGTAGTGGTCTGCATTTCCACATATACTGCCACCATCTAGTGAGggactgaaaatgaaaaagttacTTTTTGATAGTGAAAGCTCTGTCTTGTCATTTCTTGGatgacagaaaaagaattttggCATATTCTAATGCTAAACTGCTGGTTAAATGCTGTGAAACTGTGTGAGCTTAGGAGAGACCAGTTTGGGTAGAACTCCTGTACTGAAGTTCTGGATATGCTGCCTATTCTCCAGGAAAACCAAACTTGTGATCTTCTTTGTGTACTTTGATGTTCCTTTGATGCCTAAAGTTATGTAGATGCACTCTGATGGGAAAGATGGGAATCTGCCTATGCTGTGCTCCCCTCCATAGTAGATGGAGAAAGTTCCTGAGTAGCTGGAGGATCTTGCTCTGCTCTCTAAGATCAAAGATCTCTGACATCTGTCCATCCCTAAGTCATTTAGAGATGGGACTGGTGGCATAGAACCAAATAGAAGAGAGCCTTTTAAAAGTACTTGCCAAAGCTGTAGGGGAGCAAGCTGGTGGTTTTAGATTGTCTTCAGGCAAGTGCCATTTCAGCCCACTCAACAGCTAAGTGCTGCAACAGAGCAGAGAAGTAACAACACCCTTGACCCCTCTTGAGGTAGCTGGAGGAGGAGTGAGTTCCAGGTCGTGTTCCTTGGTCTGTCTTAGCTGCcatgtaaaataaatgaaactgtATTAGCAAATCCACTCTAAGAGAATAAGCCACTGAATCACGGGTATGGGAAAGACAGGGATAttggagaggaggaggatttTTTGCATTGAGAAGGGTGTTTGTTGGGATTTATTTCCCAAATTCAATTGGCTTTATCATTCAGGAATGTAGAagggtgtttttgttttattttgtttgaggGGTAGAAGGGGAACATGTGTATTTTGTTTTGAGTTCTGTTTTTAAGCTTTACACACTTATGGATGTTATTGTTGTAATTTTCAGTGTGACTTATTTGAACACTGGGTGACCAGTGTTCTAGCCTGCATCTTTCCTGAAAGTCTGGGTGTTGTTCTAAAGCCCTTAAGTTTCCTGTCTGTATACTAGGGATAAACAAATTCATGTTTTGTTCTGAATGCTGAAGTTCTGTGGCTGGAAAGAGCTGTTTCATTTGCTGTCTTAGATCTCCTTCGATTTTAGAAATCTAGTATATAAGAAATTTCTATTAAACATTTCTATTTACTTTGTTTCCCTCCCTGTGAGTTTTTACAGCTAGGAAATTCTTAGCtgaataaaaaacccaaactcaagCCTGTTTACATTCCTTAGCCTGCTTTTATAAAGAAAAGATGCTGTGTTTTGtatgtgtttttctgttctttccatCCTACACTCTCCACCACATTACCTCTGagatttttattctcttaaatGACGTTCAAACTAGCCAATATGCTAAAACTTATACACTTTTTCAAAACTAGGCAACTCCAGTAGACTCAAGGTTAGTTGTTTTGACTGTGGAAGAATTGTAGCATGAGTGTTGTACTCATTAGACAGCAGAAAACTGATATGGACAGGTGACTTTGGTCTAATTGCAGGAAGAATCAGAGTTTGCAGTCATCCAGGCTAGGAATCCATAGGAAAGAGGTGAATCTGTAGTAGAGGTAACTCTACTCAGGAGCTCACTTCTATAAGCAGAGACACATAAAACATGTTTTACCTTACTCACATCTCCTGTCATCTGATTTTGTCCAACTTCCCTTCACACAGCAAAAGATGTTAAGGTTTGTGTGACCAAGTGGAGTCAGACTTGAAGATCCTTGTGAGTCCCCCCCAcctcagaatattctatgattttatgaattcACTCCAATACTGGTGGCAACTGCTCATACAGGAACTCAGAGTGATTCACCCATACAATAGTAAAAGATTTCCTAGGAGTACTAATGAAACACAGTGTGCTTTTTTTGCCTTACTTACAAACTGAAAGCTTAAAAGGAGAACTACTTCTTACTGCTTATGCCAAGCAGATGAAATCACTGAAAGATGAGTACTCATACTTGTTGTAAATCTGTTGTCATTTGAAGTTCAGTCACGGAACATGCTGACACTGAGAAAGCTATAGATGGAAGGAAGCACCTACCTTTAAATGCTTCCTAGTATAATAATGTGGTTATATGACTGTAAAAGTACATTTTAGTAACTGGAATTATTTGCTTATGTTCGAGAGGAATGTATGTGTTAAACATTAGAATTTGCACAGACCTTCAGGCTGAGCCTGATGAGTTTGCTCAGATTTGTATTTTGTCTATATATATACTATTTGTCTAGTTCCTAAGTAAATTTGGAactgctcagagctccctgtgtgtttttttaaagaagagcCTAAGTGCTTATAGCTTGTCAGTTTGTTataatttggtttggttttctatAGCTGCTTATACATAGTTCTTtaatttgaaattcttttttgtttccttttttcttctgtgagcATTACAGAGCAAATACTTctctttgttgtattttttaatccAAGTTTCTACACAGTTCCCATAGCTGTGTTTTCTAAAAAAGCTGGAGTATATTGTTAGATCAGCTTGTGTAGCAAATAGATAAATAGGAATACAAGGAAGGCAAACCCCACAGTATTTCGAATACCTATGTTGGGAATTGCTGCTCATTGTTCTGTAGCAAAATTGATGGTGtcttatctttatttttaatttatgctgCAGGAACTTCATGCTCCGCTTACAGTTGTAGCTGATGGACTTTTCTCCAAATTCAGGAAAAACTTGATATCCAGCAAAGTTACTGTTTCATCTCATTTTGTTGGTTGCATTTTGAAGGTAACTTTTAAGTTACAATACTATATAAACCACTATGCTGTTGCCGAAGGTGGGGTACCTTGTAACCCATATGAACATATTTGCCTTCAGGACCTACAAACTTCAAGAGAGAAAGTGGTGTCCTGATTTTGGACTGGGAATCTGGGTTGGTAGCTGGGTGGTTGGAGAATCCAGGTAGAAATCCTGTCTGGTTCTTTCATTCTATGTCTGCTGCATTAACTGATGcattaacagcaaaaataattaagcaTGAGCTGAAGCTAACAGAATTTTCACACTACCTGGGAACACTGACTGGTAGGAACTCCAGTACTTTTTGGGTCTCTAATCCAGTTAGCACTGCCCAAGTTTGTCTACTTTTGGAATCTCCTTTAAGATCTCATTAGATAGGGCCCTGTGATTCTTCTTCAGTTGTGTCTCCAAGTAGTTATATTTAGACTAGTGGATTTCTTTCCCTCCCACCACTTTCtttatgaaaggaaaacaaaattatcttaCTGAAAACTCCTACATTGATTATGTTACAGGTTTTTAATGGCATATATTAAATCTTGGTGAGGCATTCAAATGAAATGGATAAGTTAGTGATTCtagtaaatattaaaatgtattggCAAAAGAATTGTTGCTACACTGGAATTCAGAACTTTCTTTTTGTAAACATTTCTTCATTCAAGAGAATAATAACACAAGCTTAATATGATGgaggattttatttaaaagtgttttagaaaattattttgtttgtctgaTGTTTAATAGCCTTTCATTAATCAGTCTCAatctttcttccccttctttcctttttaaggatGCATCACAGTTTAAAGCTAATTATGCTGAACTTGTTTTAGCTAAAACAAGTCCAGTACTAATCTATAAGATTTCTTCCACTGAAACTCGGGTCCTTGTTGATATTCGAGGGGAAATgccaaaaaatttaaaagagtACATGATTGAGACCATTCATCCACAACTACCTGGTAAGTCTGGAAAGACTTCTAGAGAATTGTCACATTTATTTATGTCAAAAAAAAGGGGACACATTTCATTGAATTGATAGAACTGTGTGGCTTTTTCCATGTACACAGTCACAGTTTCAGGAGCCATTTACCCTTCTTTGGTTGCACACCACACAAGACACAGAAGTTTGTTCAGCTCACATCTATGAGGTCAGCAATTCAGGATTATATAAAGCAATTCAGGATTATGTAAAGGTGAGGTCAGCAATTCAGGATTATATAaagctctggggtccccagcacaggaaggacattgacTTAttggaatgagtccagaggaggccaccaagttgaccagagggatggagggcTCCTCCCATGAGTAGAGGTTGAGAGAGTTGGAtttgttcagtctggaaaagagaaggctttgggggGACCTaactgtggccttccagtacctgaaggggctctacaagaaagatggggCAGAACTATTGACAAGGGcatcagtgacaggacaagggggaaggAGTTCAATTAGAGAgtgggtttagattagatattaggagcaaattatttactgtgagggtggtgaggaacTAAACCAGATTGCTCAGGGATTTTGTGGTTGCCacatccttggagatattcaaggacaggttggatgggactctgagcagtCTGGTCTAGGGAAAGTCTCTccccccatggcaggggagttggtACTACATCATCTTCAAGGTCCCAGTCCAACCCATACCATtcattctatgactctgtgataTCTCAAAGATATTAAAAAGGATCATGTACAAATTATTTGTGTCTTTGTCTAACTACTATAGCTAAAATATTTGGTTGTTGCAGATCATTTAAAGGAACCATTCTTAATAGCAGTTCAGAACGATCGTTTAAGGACTATGCCAGCCAGCTTCTTGCCTCCCTCAGCTGTAAACAAGAAAGGTGGGtattatgaaataaaaaggaagaaaaaaggcattatCAGCATCCTCTGGGGCATAGAACTTTGTTGTCTTGGATGTATATTTGTTGTTCAATATAGCTGTCTCATGGATCttctataaaaaataaagttttgaaaatgtgtaCCTTGGGCAAAATTTAACTGGAATGTTTACATTGACACCAGATGTTAAGTCAACGCCTGCTTTATctgtaaatttaatttactCAGTTGCTCAAGCTTATACAATGTGGCCTTTctaagaaaaagataaaaaattaaagaaattaactttaaaaGTGTGTTCTTTGACACATGAACATGCATACCtatagggaaaaaatagtttgaCCTTGTTTATCTTAAAGCTGTTTTAagccttttaattaaaagacaTACTttgtggtttttgctttttattttctagttgCTATGCATCTTATTTTCTGGTGGGAATGAAATCTTAGTAAGTTTGATGTTCTTTATagaatatttcaattttaagaTTCCATAAGAGAATCTTATGCAGTATCctattgtttttctcttctacCTAGGTGTTCTTCTTTTAGGAGATGCATATAATATAAGACACCCTCTAACTGGTGGAGGAATGAGTGTTATTTTAAATGATGTTAAAATATGGAGAACTTTGCTCCAGGATATCCCAGACCTTTATGAAGATTCTGATGTTCTTAAGGTGATTCTTTATTTTGGACTTATTTTAGAcagtttctgctgaaattcagtgaCATACTTTTAAGTTTTATGCAACCCAGGGACAAGTAAGTTGTTGGTGAGGCATAGCAGTTTTCAAAGCTTTGGCTAGAATAATCAGATATCAGGCATTCACCAGTGGATGTGAATTAACTGCTGTTCTGTGTGCCAAGAGGCAGTTTCAAGACTTTGCACACTgacctgctgtgttttcttaAGGAGACTTGTGTGCTGTGTCTAGTCAGGATGCTTTGCTGGGATAACCTGATATTCCCATTTTCATAGGACATTTTCAACCAGATTGATCCTAAATGTGGTGGGTTTGAACCATTGCACTTGTGTGAGTGGAACTTGGACAATAATGAGCTTGTGTACCCACTCTTTCAAGAGACATCTCAGCCTGGCCTCTTGCCTGCTGCATTAATCTGAGTAGTAAATTAGAAGGGATTCTTCTTACCCAGGATCTGCTCCATCAGTGTTCATgcaaggtttattttttctgtgatacTTAGTCCCAAAATTCTGATGAGTAGATAgtaagatttatttatttgattccTGTTTTTAACAGGGCTAGGTGTATTGTCTTGGCTAAATTACAGGTAGTATAATTGTAGACTACAAGTAGATGATTCCAAAAGTGTATTTGAAAATTGAGAAGCACTTAGAGGAACCCTGTATGCCAGGACACTTCAGGACTTCCCTGACCATATGCAGACACTTTTATGGCAGCTAGTTACCTCAGACTTGGTCATTTCCTATTTATTACCAGTAAATTGAGGGAACTAGCTGAGCATTATCCTTCAAGTTGCAGCTGTATCCCAGACACCCCCTGTAGGATGAGAAACATGCTCTGGAACAACCTTTTCCCTCCTACATTTAAGGTGAGGGGAGCCTGGATAACTGGTTTGACAAGTTTATGAGATTCCTTAATGACCTAGCTTGGAATCAATCTAGCATATCACTAAATCCCTTCTACATATTCCTGAGCATGACTCTTGCCACCTCACCTCTTTGGGAATCTTTTGAATGTTCCTTTGTATTTactgacagaaatatttctttttcttatgttttttcaggcaaaaagaacattttactgGTCAAGAAGAAAATCTCATTCTTTTGTAGTGAATGTTCTTGCCCAGGCACTTTATGAGCTCTTTGCTGCCACAGATGGTAAGTATATCTTGAAGTTAACCTCTGATTAATTACAACTTGGTAAATAAATATGACTGGGAAGGGGATGtccatgtctgtgtgtgtgtatattgttatatattgaaaatatatCAATCAAAGAATTTTAAGTTTTCTTGTGTTCTCTGCATAGATTTCTAGATAGAGTTTTAGCAATGTGAAGGCAAGTCTGGAGTTAGGACTAAAtaacaaaccaaagaaaacaatagTCAGttaatacaaaaatacataGATATTCTGTAAGACTACAGTTTgtataaataaaagcagcttgAAGTCCAGCTgaactgaacagaaaaacagctACCAAAGTCCTGTATTTAATATCAGTATTGTGCATGCAGGAAAATGTTTCAGTATGTGTTGATTATATctgttttataattttatagATTCCTTGCATCAGCTAAAGAAAGCCTGTTTCCATTACTTCAGACTTGGAGGAGAATGTGTCGCAGGTCCCGTTGGATTGCTCTCAGTGTAAGTTTCACTGTGCTGGCAGTGGTTATTGTGAGCCCCTGAGAGATCTGCTTTGCTCCCATCAGGCTGCTCAATACAGGGAGCATGGCCCACATGAGCATAGGTTTTAAGATTATACTGAAGGTTGGAACTTTATTGGAAATTGTGTCTTTAAGTgctagttcttttttttttttcttttttttttttagaggcaTAAAAAAGACCACTAAAAAGCTGGTGGCCCCTACTGTAGGTGGCACAGGAATTTGAATAAGGTAGAGGGGTCCAGAGGAGCTGGTGGAGATGTTTCCTACTTGACAAGCTGAGAGTAGTGTTGGGTGAGGCCTCCCATAAAAAGCTGTAAGGAACAGGGAAATCTCTAGCTACGAAGGTGTTTGAATGACTCCTCAGAAACTTGTGAATGCACAGTAAACCCTACTACTCTGAACATAAGAGAACATGTGCTTTtatatttctctccttttgGACTGAGAGCTAAAACTGAAAAGcctgtttaaaatattcttctggCAGAAGACAAAGAGTAAGAGGTAGACAAAGAGAACTAGAAATgaagagaaagcagcagtgtaTGTTGGCCTTGCCATAGAAGGGAATGCAGAGTGTGGAGCAGCCCAAGAAAACCaagtttgtatttttcagttcGGTTGGCAGGACCACATCTGCCTGTATCAGAAAGGGGTGTGTGATCTTGAGTGGAGGTCTGTATTTGTAAAATGGAagtttttcagttctttctgaTGTTGTTTATTTACTAGttttatctgtttatttttaatgcaggtTATCTCCCAAACCAATGGTACTGATTGGCCACTTCTTTGCTGTGGCCTTGTATGcagtttatttttgctttaagtCAGAGTCCTGGATCACCATGCCTCGAGCAATTTTCAGTAGTGGAGCTATTCTTTACCGGAGCTGCTCTATAATATTTCCACTTATTTACTCTGAAATGAAGTATTTAATCTATTAAAATCCAGGGTAAAGTGACTGGAGGAAGAAAGCATGAAAATCACAATGCCTTCAAAATCTTTGGACATGTATTATTTAATATTGTATCATGTTCTTCTCAAAATGCAATTTCCTTGATAAGGTTTTAacttaattttggttttgtggttctatacatatatattatatgtaaatattttttctttgcaatttaaGTTCAAAAAGGAGTTAGCTGTTTACAAAGACCATAATTAAGTGTTGATGTGGTAGATAATTGCCAGTTTTGACAgaatttctttccttgctttatGCATTGCTGAGTGCACCACTAATATTAATAAACAGAGAAGTGAAAATTGTAAACCATATGCTGCTATTATCCTTCAtgcttttttctgttcagtaGTTCCACAGACTTTATTACTGTGAAATAGTGTAACATTCTTGATTTGGTTATTTCATTAGGATTTGCATCTGTTCTGTTTCAGTTGCAGCTAAGATACTGGTCTGTTGATACTTAAAAGGACACTGTAAAGGATGTCAGATCTTGATGTGTCACTATATCTTTAATTTCAATTACTGTTGCAAGTGCCATGTTGCTCTTCTGAATTCCTTCTTTACACCAGAATTCATTTTAACAAGTAATAACCAAATCTTTGCTTTGTTGGCTACTGCAATGCACTCAGGTAGTGAAAGCACatgtttttgaaaatttcttcttatctcatttcctttcaaaacCTTGAAAGTTTGGGGTTGTTCTGCTTGGTCTGTGTGCAACTGAAGTTTAACACTGCCATGAACTGAAGCACAGCAACAAACTGTATCCAGTGAAACAAATTAAGTCCAGGCTATTTCCAGTAGACAGTAATCTTTAATATTACttctgaaaattaatgaaaagcaCCATGAAAGTGTCCTTTTAATACTTGGAGTGTGGTgggattatttttcctgtaggaATTACTGCATGCTACTAAAGAGTTCATGTCTATTCCTATTGGTCACTATTCCTCTCGATGTTACCAGTGTGATTTCCTTTGCTCTTGTGCATCTGCATTTTCTCTACCTTTCTTATGATTTGTTTGGATA comes from Camarhynchus parvulus chromosome 2, STF_HiC, whole genome shotgun sequence and encodes:
- the SQLE gene encoding squalene monooxygenase, with the protein product MMWTFLGIASFIYVYKKCGDLMTYANKEVLLSVLVFFSLGLVLSYRYHFRGPRQRQQQKQKSHLGVLSDVLSALPLVGFFWAKPTPASQQVEQPKSRKGKREVNFSDVHLTETAPNTTLSPQYDPEIIIVGSGVLGSSLATVLSRDGRKVTVIERDLKEPDRIVGELLQPGGFNALRDLGLEDTVEGIDSQIVNGYIIHDLESKLEVEIPYPTSEDGRVASGRSFHHGQFIMGLRRAAMAEPNAKFIEGTVLQLLEEDDCVVGVQYKDKETGDTKELHAPLTVVADGLFSKFRKNLISSKVTVSSHFVGCILKDASQFKANYAELVLAKTSPVLIYKISSTETRVLVDIRGEMPKNLKEYMIETIHPQLPDHLKEPFLIAVQNDRLRTMPASFLPPSAVNKKGVLLLGDAYNIRHPLTGGGMSVILNDVKIWRTLLQDIPDLYEDSDVLKAKRTFYWSRRKSHSFVVNVLAQALYELFAATDDSLHQLKKACFHYFRLGGECVAGPVGLLSVLSPKPMVLIGHFFAVALYAVYFCFKSESWITMPRAIFSSGAILYRSCSIIFPLIYSEMKYLIY